The following are from one region of the Arachis duranensis cultivar V14167 chromosome 10, aradu.V14167.gnm2.J7QH, whole genome shotgun sequence genome:
- the LOC107468652 gene encoding uncharacterized protein LOC107468652, whose amino-acid sequence MGWRGLLGFEYGIVQAPLGPDISGPELVAAVANAGGLGLLRAPDWESPDYVRGLINKTRSLTDKPFGIGVVLAFPHEQNLKAILDEKVAILQVYWGDCTPDLVAMAHSAGVKIVPQVGDLRGAKQAINAGVDGIIVQGREAGGHVIGQDGLISLVPTVVDLVGNRNIPVIAAGGIVDARGYVAALALGAQGVCLGTRFVATEESYAHPTYKRKLIEMDETEYTDVFGRARWPGAPQRVLKTPFYKDWRSLPSHENETNQPLIGHSTIHGMDREIRRFAGTVPNMTTTGDIESMAMYAGQGVGLIKEILPAGEVVKRLVEGAQILIKQHFN is encoded by the exons ATGGGTTGGAGAGGGTTACTGGGTTTTGAATATGGCATAGTTCAGGCGCCATTAGGCCCTGATATCTCTGGCCCCGAGCTTGTTGCTGCTGTTGCCAATGCCGGCGGTCTTGGTCTTCTCCGGGCCCCCGATTGGGAATCCCCGGATTATGTGAGGGGCCTCATAAACAAGACCAGGTCCTTAACCGATAAACCCTTTGGGATCGGTGTAGTCCTTGCTTTTCCTCATGAACAGAATCTCAAGGCCATTTTGGACGAGAAAGTTGCAATCTTGCAGGTATACTGGGGAGATTGTACCCCTGATTTAGTTGCCATGGCTCATTCAGCTGGTGTCAAGATTGTTCCACAAGTTGGGGATTTGAGAGGTGCCAAACAGGCAATCAATGCTGGTGTTGATGGAATCATTGTTCAAGGACGCGAAGCCGGTGGTCATGTCATTGGTCAG GATGGTTTGATATCGTTAGTGCCAACGGTGGTTGATCTCGTTGGTAATCGGAACATTCCGGTTATTGCAGCCGGTGGAATCGTTGATGCTCGAGGTTATGTTGCTGCTCTGGCTCTTGGTGCTCAGGGTGTATGTCTAGGGACAAG GTTTGTGGCAACTGAGGAAAGCTATGCTCATCCAACATACAAGAGGAAGTTGATTGAAATGGATGAAACCGAGTATACAGATGTATTTGGGAGGGCAAGATGGCCTGGCGCGCCGCAGCGTGTTCTCAAGACACCCTTCTACAAGGATTGGAGATCACTTCCATCCCATGAGAATGAAACCAACCAGCCACTCATTGGCCATTCAACAATCCATGGCATG GATAGAGAGATTCGCCGTTTCGCAGGTACTGTCCCAAACATGACAACCACGGGAGATATTGAGAGCATGGCTATGTATGCCGGCCAAGGCGTCGGTCTCATCAAGGAAATTCTGCCTGCTGGTGAAGTTGTGAAGAGGCTAGTTGAAGGTGCTCAGATTCTGATTAAGCAGCACTTCAATTAG